Sequence from the Nitrospirota bacterium genome:
CGGCGCCCCGGCGCGCATGATCCCACCACCTGCAATCCGCCTGCGGCGGACTCGGAAGAGAGCCGCTTGCGCGCCCGTTTGAGGTGGTGGGATGATGAGGAGAAGTTCCCGGTCGGCGCTCGACATTCTTCCCATGTGTCACATCCGTGGAAATCCGGCACATGGACAGAAGGCTGGCGGTCAACTCTCGACCACACCGCAGGGTGCGGATTCCAATGCGGCTCAGCCGCCTGACCGGGTATGTTCCGAACCGGCTCCACGGACGGTTTGATTCAGGCTTGGATCGCTTGAACAGGGACGAGGCGCTTTCCATGGAGATCCACGTCCACGCTTGCATCGTCCATGGTATTCGTGCCGAGCAGAGGGAGATCCGCCTCATTTGCAAACACGACCGTGGTGCCGACCCATCGATCCAAGACCTTCACCTCGCACGGGCCGAAGGATCGCTCGATGATGCTGCCATCTGCCATTTGCAGCTTTAGCGCGCCGCGAACCGGGACCTTGAGGCGCTCCAAGAGATTCTTCGGGAGGGAGGTATAGGCGGCGCCGGTATCGACCAACACTTCAATTTCCTCACCTTTTCCGGGACCGCCGTTCCCCCAGCCTCCGACGCTGATTTTCGTGGTGAAGGGCCGTGCCATCTGTTTGAGTTTACACCCCGTGCAGGTCGCCGGCAACGCGGAAAAGGGGGCATTCATCATTTCCCAATTCATGCCGGCTCATCACAAAGCAGAGACGAAAAAGAAGAATGCCCCCTTTCTGTTTTGCAACGAGGGGTATTCTCGACATTGTGACTCTGTCACGCGGATGTGAATCCTTCGCGCAGCGCATAACCCTCGGTTCAATCGTCCATTTCTGAACCGGCGTTACTGCCGAACGAAGCCCTTCGTCGCTCTGTCGTGAATCGCCCTCTCGCACTCCCGCGGCATGGGTCGTAACACCCTGAACCATCGCCCTTCACGGGAAACCCCATCTTCGTCTGACGGCACGATTCCTGCGAACTCCTAGTGGAAGCAAGGTGATGGAAATTCTCTTGGCGAAGGAGGTTTGTAAATGAAATATCTGTCGTCACTGATCATTGTACCCATGCTCCTGCTGCCGGCCTTGGCCAAGGCCGGCCCCGACCCGAAGGAGGTCTTCTCGAGCAAGTGCTCCAAGTGCCACTCGATGAAGCTGGACAAGATCGACAAGAAGGTCTCCAAGGCGGGGAAACGGGCGAAAGGGCCCGACCTCTCCGGAGTGGGACTCAAGTACGAGGAGGCTTGGTTCTCGAAATGGCTGAGCAAGGAAGTGGAGAAAGACTCCCTGTACCAGCAGGGGAAGAAGATCAAACACAAGAAGAACTTCAAGAAAGAGGGAGAGGAAACCCTTAAGGCGATGGCCACCTGGCTCAGCCAGCACAAGACGAAGGTGGAGGTTTCTCCCGAGGAGGAGGGTGCAGCCGAGGAAGAGGAAGAAGAAAAGGAAGAGTAGTCCCTCTTATTCATGATGTCACAGACTGTAGGCCGGATCATGCTCGCGCTCCCTTTGTTCCTACAGGCTTGCAGTCGGCCGGTCAGCCAGCCCGTTGCGTACAACCACAAGGTCCACGTGGCCGGGGAAGAGATGGAGTGCAAAGAATGCCACGCGCGCGTCGAAATCGGTTTTCAGGCCACTCTTCCCGAACTCTCCGCGTGCGAGGACTGCCACTTGGAAGCACAAGGGGAAGGTCCCGAAGAAGCGAAGGTGGTACAGGCGGTAAATGACGCCGAACCGATCGGTTGGGAACGGGTGTACGCGGTGCCGGACCACGTTTTCTTCTCGCATCGACGGCACGTGAAAGTCGGCGAAATCGATTGCGTGGAATGCCATGGGGAGGTTCGGGATCGGACTCACCCCTTCACGGTCGCCACGCCGCCCATTTCCATGTCCCGGTGTATCAACTGCCACCGGGCGAAGAACGCCTCAACCGATTGCGCAGCTTGCCACCGATGAAACGGAGGGATTTCCTCGGCGTGGTGGCTGCATCCGCGGCGGCCTCCACCGCATGCCATGAAATTAACCTCCAGCGGATCGTGGGAGACGTGCCGGTTCGGCCGGCGCCGTCGCTCCGCCCCGGAATCGAAAAATACGTGGAGACCCTCTGCGGGGCCTGCGCCGCCGGCTGCGGGATCAGGGTCCGTGTGGTGGATGGCAATGCGGTCCAGGTCGAAGGCCTGAAGGACCATCCGGTCAATGATGGAGGCATCTGCCCGCGGGGCGCGGCCGAGATCCAGAATCTCTACCACCCGGCCCGGCTGTCTCAGCCGCTCCTTCGAAAGTCAAAACAGGAGCCGATGGAGGGCGTCCCCTGGGACGCCGCCTTGGCAGCGGCCTCCCTTGAGCTGCGCGCTGCGCAAGAAAGGCGGGCGGGCATTCTGTTCGTCGTGGGACCCACGGCGTCGCCGGCGGAAGTTGAGGTCGTCACGCGCATGGTCCAGGAACTGCGCGGCGCCGGTGTGGTCCGTCTCGCGGTACCCATGTACGAATTACCCGAAGATGCTTTTCGCCTCATGCTCGGGGTGGAAAACGCGCGATACGACTTACCCCGCGCGGAGTACATCCTGACGATCCAGTCGGATTGGCTGCAAGCCTCTCATTCCCCCATCGAGATGCAGAGAACCTTTGCCGAACTCCGCCGATCGCGCTCCGATCGGCGGATCCGCATGGTTCACGCCGGCAGCCGTCTTTCGATCACGGCGCTCAAATCGGACAGGTGGATTCCGATCCGTCCGGAGGGCGGGGCCGCTTTCGCCCATTCCATCGCCGCGGTGCTGCTGGAGAAGGGACGGCACGATCCCAAGGCCGAGTCCTTGAAAGGTTTTGGGAACTACCGAGAATGGGTTCTTTCGAGATTTGGGGGCGACAACCTTGGGCTGGAATGCGGGGTCGAACCCGAATCCATCCGCGAGGTCGCCGAGGAGTTTGGGAATCGTCGCCCCGCGATTGCCGTGGGCCGGCGAGGCAGCTTGGCCGAGCAATGCGCCGTAACCGCACTGAATCTGGTGGTGGGATCTATCGGCGTGGCGGGAGGTATTCTGCCGGGGGGCCGTGTTCCCATCCAAGCCGCTGCTTACTCCACCTCGCCCTCTGCGGATGGCTATCCTGCGGAGGTGACGGAAGGTAAACGGCCGTCGCCCCAAGTCGTAATACTCTACAAGGCGAATCCTCTTTTTGGCCTGGCCGATTCGACGGCCTGGAGCCGTCTGCTCGGTTCAGCGTCGATTCGCACTATTGTTCTCGGCTCTTTCGAAGACGAATCCGCCCGGACCGCCGATCTTGTTCTGCCCCTGTCCACACCCTTGGAGAGCCGCCAGTTCCGTTGGGGGATGACGTTTTCGAGAGAGCCGGTGCTCAGTGTCGGACCGGCCGCGCTTCCGCCTCTCCACGCTACGCGCAGCGGAATGGATGTCCTTTTCGATTTGGCCGGTCGGAGTGGGAGCAAGTTGCCGTGGGGAAACAGTGAGGAGTTTGTCAACCGGCTCTTGGCCGAGGCAGGGGCCGAAAGCCTCGCGAAAAAGGGCGGTACGTGGGCCTTCCCCGCCGAGTCCGCGAGGCCGGCAGGCTCCGCGAGATTCGTATTGGGTCCCCCCCCGGTTCCGGAATCGAAAGGGGCCGGGAAGAAGCTGCGCCTTGATGTTTACCCCCTCCTCGCTTTCCCGTACGGCGAAGGGGCACATCTGCCCTATCTCCACGGACTCACGGCGCCCAGCGGGCGCGAGGTGTGGTCGAGTTGGGTGGAAATCCATCCGGAAACCGCCGCTCAGCACGGCATTCAAGACGGAGACCGCGTTGAGGTGCGCTCCGACCTCGGCGCTCTTACAACCGTGGCGCGGGTCGCCCACGGTATCCATCCCTCCGCGGTGGCGATGCCGCTCGGCCTCGGTCGAAAAGCCCTTGGCGTGTTTGCAGACGGACACGGCGCCGATCCCACCGCACTGCTGGCGCCCTCATTGGACCCGGATACGCGTCGGCACACCTGGGAAGGGACTCAAGTTGAAGTGAGGAAAATCTAGTGTCAACCACCGCGCCCGATTCCCATGCAAAGAACAACGGTGGAAAGCACCGATGGGGAATGGTCATCGACCTCGATCGATGCACGGCGTGCGGGGCGTGCGCCGTGGCGTGCGCCCAGGAAAATAACGCTCCGTTCGGATCACCCACGGACAGTCCGGAGACGCGTGTCATCCGGTGGATGGAAGTTCTGCGCGCCGCGCAGGACGGAAATCACAACGCGACCGTGCGCATGATCCCGATGCCCTGTCAGCATTGCGAACACCCGCCGTGCACCAAGGTCTGCCCCGTCTATGCGACGTATCGGAACCCGGAAGGTCTCGTGCCGCAAATCTACTATCGCTGCATCGGGTGCCGGTATTGCGTGAACGCGTGCCCCTACACCTGCAAATACTTCAACTGGACTGAGCCCGAATGGCCCGAAACCTCCGTCCGGGGCCTCAACCCGGATGTCTCCATCCGGCACAAAGGCGTGACGGAGAAGTGCAACTTCTGCATGCACCGGCTCCAGCGAGCGAAAGACGACGCGGCCGCGGAAGGCCGGGCGATTCAGGATGGAGACTACCGCACGGCTTGCCAACAGGCCTGCCCCGCGAAGGCGATCACGTTCGGAAACCTGGATGATCCGTCCACTCAGGTTGCCCGGGCGGCCGAGAGCCCGCGGACGACCCACTTGCTGGAAGACTTGGGCACCGAGCCGAAGGTCTACTATCTGAGGGAGGGCGCATGAGATCCATTTCTCCACCGGCGCCCGCATACCTCAAGCCGCCCGTTTTTCTCCCGCCGACCCCCGCCTACATGCCTCCACCCGGGTTTGGCGCGCGGCGAGACTGGGCGTTCTACGTTCAGGCCGGAGGCTTGGTCGGGTTCTGGGGGTTCGCGCTGACGGTGGTGGGCTGGTTTGCCTGGCGCGCGTTCACGTTGCACCGGCTTGGGGACATCTGGCTGCCGGCCGTCTTCATCGGTTCGCTGGTAGGAGGCGTTTTCCTGCTTCTCGCCTCGGTCCTGACCTACACCTTCCTCGCCTTGGGCGCCAAAGGATCGAAATCCTATTCCGTGCCGACATTGGAACCGGGAGAAGAGGTCCTGCTGGCCCCCATCCTCGGGAAACCGAGCCCCGCTTTTTGGGTGGCGGTTCTGGTCCTCGGCTCCGTGGCCCTGGCGGCCCTCTATGCGTTCAGCCGCCAATTGCAATATGGCTTGGGCGTGACGGGCCTTGGCCGGCCCGTCTTCTGGGGCTTCTACATCATCAATTTCATCTTCTTTATCGGCATCAGCCACGCGGGCACGCTGATTTCAGCCATTCTCCGAATCTCCCAGGCCGAGTGGCGCCGCGCGATCACCCGCTCCGCGGAAGTCATCACCGTTCTTGTCCTGTTCTTCGGCGCGGGGAACATCATTCTCGACATGGGTCGTCCGGACCGCCTCCTGAACGTCTTCCGATTCGGACGGCTCGAATCCCCGCTCCTGTGGGACGTGTGCAGCATCACCACCTACCTGACCGGCTCCACCATCTACCTCTACCTTCCGCTCATTCCGGACATTGCGTTCCTCCGGGGCCGTGTTCAAGGATGGCGGCGGCATCTCTACCATCTCCTCTCTTTTGGGTGGGAGGATACGCCGGAACAAAGGGCGGTCATCGAGCGGGTGATTGCCGTCATGGCCGTCGTGGTCATCCCGGTGGCTATCTCCGTCCATACCGTCGTGTCGTGGGTCTTCTCCATGACGCTGAAACCGATGTGGCATTCCACCATCTTCGGCCCGTACTTCGTCGTCGGAGCCATCTACTCCGGCATCGCCGCACTTCTCATTGCCATGGCCATCCTCCGGAAGGCGTACCACCTCGAGGACTTCCTGAAGCCCGTCCATTTCAACTACCTGGGGATCCTGATGCTGGTCATGACCTGCCTGTGGTTCTACTTCACCTTCGCGGAGTTTCTCACGACTTACTTCGGCGGCGTCCCGTCAGAACTGTCCATCTTTTTCTCCAAGATCGGAGGATCGTTCTCGTGGCCCTTCTGGGCGATGGTGGCATGTTGTTTCCTTCTGCCCTTCACCATACTGGTCCGCGGGAAGGGGCGTTCCGTGGCGGGGTGCGTGGGGGCCTCCATTTTCGTCGTGATCGGAATGTGGCTGGAGCGCTTCGTCATCATCGTCCCCTCCGGTGTTCGGCCGATGCTTCCCTATCCGCAAAGCCACTACATGCCGAGTTGGGTGGAGATTCTTCTCTTTGCCGGGTGCATCTCGGGCTTCTGCCTGCTGTACGTCCTTTTCAGCCGGTTCTTCCCCATCGTCTCCATCTGGGAAGTCCGGGAAGGGCGACACCTCGCCGCGGGGGAAGTGGCGAAGCGTGTCCGAACCTATTTCCCGGGGCAAAAAGCGGCATCGGAGTAGACACGGAAATGGAACCGACCCGCCGCGCGTTCCTCGCTTTGATCTTTCCATCGAGGCTAAACCTCGATGGCCGCCATCGAGGCTTAGCCTCGGGGTCTGAGCAGAGGTGTCCATCCTGCGGCGGGGAGAGCGCCGATTCATCCGTTCTCCGCGCGCTCCGCCGATCTTTCGGCATGAACATGACTGAATGGGCCGCGTACTGTGGATCGTGCAGACGATCCCGTGTGCGTGAGAGCCTCACACGACTGCATTTGACCATTTGAAGGAGGTCTAGCATGGGCATACATCTAGTCACACTTACGATCGGGGCATTGCTCCTGGCCGCTGGAGCCGCCGCTTCGTTCCTGCTCGGGACGCCGCTCGGCATCGCCGGCGGGGTGATCGCCGCGGTTCTGTTCCTCATGGCGTTCCGCGTGGCCAAACAGTGGCAAAAAGCCGTGGTGCTCCGGATGGGAAAGTTCCAGGGCCTCAAGGGTCCGGGTTTTTTCGGCATCCTCCCCATCCTGGATGCCATCCCGTACTGGATCGACCTGAGAACGATCACCACGCCGTTCGCGGCGGAGCAGACTCTGACGAAGGATTCGGTACCCGTGGACGTGGACGCGGTCCTGTTCTGGCGGGTAGTCAATCCCGAACGTGCCGCATTGGAGGTGGAATCTTACGCGGACGCCGTCGCGTGGGCGGCTCAAACGGCCCTGAGGGACGTGATCGGGAGCGCCGACCTGTCCGACATGATGGTCGGTCGCCAGAGAATCGATCGCGTGCTGTCCGAGATGATCGAAAGCCGCACCTCGC
This genomic interval carries:
- a CDS encoding retroviral-like aspartic protease family protein; the protein is MNWEMMNAPFSALPATCTGCKLKQMARPFTTKISVGGWGNGGPGKGEEIEVLVDTGAAYTSLPKNLLERLKVPVRGALKLQMADGSIIERSFGPCEVKVLDRWVGTTVVFANEADLPLLGTNTMDDASVDVDLHGKRLVPVQAIQA
- a CDS encoding c-type cytochrome, whose amino-acid sequence is MKYLSSLIIVPMLLLPALAKAGPDPKEVFSSKCSKCHSMKLDKIDKKVSKAGKRAKGPDLSGVGLKYEEAWFSKWLSKEVEKDSLYQQGKKIKHKKNFKKEGEETLKAMATWLSQHKTKVEVSPEEEGAAEEEEEEKEE
- a CDS encoding cytochrome c3 family protein, yielding MMSQTVGRIMLALPLFLQACSRPVSQPVAYNHKVHVAGEEMECKECHARVEIGFQATLPELSACEDCHLEAQGEGPEEAKVVQAVNDAEPIGWERVYAVPDHVFFSHRRHVKVGEIDCVECHGEVRDRTHPFTVATPPISMSRCINCHRAKNASTDCAACHR
- a CDS encoding molybdopterin-dependent oxidoreductase, translating into MKRRDFLGVVAASAAASTACHEINLQRIVGDVPVRPAPSLRPGIEKYVETLCGACAAGCGIRVRVVDGNAVQVEGLKDHPVNDGGICPRGAAEIQNLYHPARLSQPLLRKSKQEPMEGVPWDAALAAASLELRAAQERRAGILFVVGPTASPAEVEVVTRMVQELRGAGVVRLAVPMYELPEDAFRLMLGVENARYDLPRAEYILTIQSDWLQASHSPIEMQRTFAELRRSRSDRRIRMVHAGSRLSITALKSDRWIPIRPEGGAAFAHSIAAVLLEKGRHDPKAESLKGFGNYREWVLSRFGGDNLGLECGVEPESIREVAEEFGNRRPAIAVGRRGSLAEQCAVTALNLVVGSIGVAGGILPGGRVPIQAAAYSTSPSADGYPAEVTEGKRPSPQVVILYKANPLFGLADSTAWSRLLGSASIRTIVLGSFEDESARTADLVLPLSTPLESRQFRWGMTFSREPVLSVGPAALPPLHATRSGMDVLFDLAGRSGSKLPWGNSEEFVNRLLAEAGAESLAKKGGTWAFPAESARPAGSARFVLGPPPVPESKGAGKKLRLDVYPLLAFPYGEGAHLPYLHGLTAPSGREVWSSWVEIHPETAAQHGIQDGDRVEVRSDLGALTTVARVAHGIHPSAVAMPLGLGRKALGVFADGHGADPTALLAPSLDPDTRRHTWEGTQVEVRKI
- a CDS encoding 4Fe-4S dicluster domain-containing protein encodes the protein MVIDLDRCTACGACAVACAQENNAPFGSPTDSPETRVIRWMEVLRAAQDGNHNATVRMIPMPCQHCEHPPCTKVCPVYATYRNPEGLVPQIYYRCIGCRYCVNACPYTCKYFNWTEPEWPETSVRGLNPDVSIRHKGVTEKCNFCMHRLQRAKDDAAAEGRAIQDGDYRTACQQACPAKAITFGNLDDPSTQVARAAESPRTTHLLEDLGTEPKVYYLREGA
- the nrfD gene encoding polysulfide reductase NrfD, whose protein sequence is MRSISPPAPAYLKPPVFLPPTPAYMPPPGFGARRDWAFYVQAGGLVGFWGFALTVVGWFAWRAFTLHRLGDIWLPAVFIGSLVGGVFLLLASVLTYTFLALGAKGSKSYSVPTLEPGEEVLLAPILGKPSPAFWVAVLVLGSVALAALYAFSRQLQYGLGVTGLGRPVFWGFYIINFIFFIGISHAGTLISAILRISQAEWRRAITRSAEVITVLVLFFGAGNIILDMGRPDRLLNVFRFGRLESPLLWDVCSITTYLTGSTIYLYLPLIPDIAFLRGRVQGWRRHLYHLLSFGWEDTPEQRAVIERVIAVMAVVVIPVAISVHTVVSWVFSMTLKPMWHSTIFGPYFVVGAIYSGIAALLIAMAILRKAYHLEDFLKPVHFNYLGILMLVMTCLWFYFTFAEFLTTYFGGVPSELSIFFSKIGGSFSWPFWAMVACCFLLPFTILVRGKGRSVAGCVGASIFVVIGMWLERFVIIVPSGVRPMLPYPQSHYMPSWVEILLFAGCISGFCLLYVLFSRFFPIVSIWEVREGRHLAAGEVAKRVRTYFPGQKAASE
- a CDS encoding slipin family protein, which encodes MGIHLVTLTIGALLLAAGAAASFLLGTPLGIAGGVIAAVLFLMAFRVAKQWQKAVVLRMGKFQGLKGPGFFGILPILDAIPYWIDLRTITTPFAAEQTLTKDSVPVDVDAVLFWRVVNPERAALEVESYADAVAWAAQTALRDVIGSADLSDMMVGRQRIDRVLSEMIESRTSPWGVHVVSVELRDVKIPASLQDAMSMQAQAERERQARVILGESEVQVAAKFEAASKSYADHPVALHLRAMNILLEGMRQNSTVIIVPSSAVETMGLGAMTGLTALAKEFAAPPTDKAASLKPAGPPGR